In Aedes albopictus strain Foshan chromosome 3, AalbF5, whole genome shotgun sequence, the genomic window ttccgtccatttttaatttgattcagatcctgaattctccgcaaattccaAATTTAGAGTCGTTGAAGAGGTATAAAGAGAGGTGTTGAAAGTCGTTTCAACGGGAATCAATCTCCGAAAAGTTATTCTCCTACAGGCACTGAATTAAAAACACAATCAGCTCGTTTCTGGGAGAATATAATTTTCCTGCGGGCAACATATTGATAGAGAACAGATATAAACAAAACTTATGAAATAGAAGGCACGATATTTTAAGTTATAGAGTTTTTCAGAAGTGATCCGTGGGATTCGTTAGGCGAACCCCTAAACAACATATTTTTGTTATGCGGCTATGGTTTTTAACTCACGTTTAGTTCCTCTTAGGTAGCAATCAGTCTCTCGTACGGTGGATGTTTTCGAGGTTGTTACGGGTCTATGCGAGTGCCTATGATAGTATCAGTTAGCGCATTTCTACGAGAGTATAATAATATCGGCTTATCTCACCATATATGTAGCTCAGATGGTAGCGTTTTCTTAGCTCAAACTTTACCTCGGCCCGATGTCGTGGAACCTACATTTCATTATTTGATTTTGAGGCATTTAGAAGCAATGTGAAGTATATTTGCAATTTTTCTCACCAATCAATAACGCATTTGATGCAAAACTGTATGCTCTTATATGTGCCGATTGTAGCTAACCTAAATGATGAAGATTCTAGTTCAGTTGATTTTTCTGCATATATAAATTAGTTTTTGCTTACCAGCCTTGAATAGTGTTGTATCTAAGTTATCTACTAGCGCAATATTAAACAAACTACGGCTTTTATAAAACTAATCGAAtggcaaaaaaaaactagattttcGATGCAAGGGAATTCACTATAGCGTGCTGTAATTCACTGTTGTTGTCACTTTTTCTATTGAAGGTCGATGTCTATTCATACTTACGCGTTTTCGACAGATCGATACCTACATGTGTATGACAAACGGTCTGTAGAATTTGATCAGCCAAGGTGATCATACAGGATGAGGTGCGCTATTCAATATTGAATAACACTCCCCCCGGGTACGACGATCGTAAATCGACTTACTATCCGCCGCACCGAACGTCCAGAATCGCCAACTTCGTCGCCGGGCGATCGTAGACACCACTAGATGTTCTGACAGTCGCCGATCGGACCTGGCCATCTGCGCTGACTCTTGTGCCGATGATTTTTCCCTTCGGCCAATAGTTACGGGGCATCTTTGGATCAGCAATGACGACTATATCACCGACAGTAATTGGTTTCACCTGTTGAAACCACTTGGACCTGCGGGTGATCTCTGGAAGGTAGTCCGATACCCAACGTTTCCAGTACTGATTTGCTAAAACTTGGGACGTTAGCCAGTTCTGCTTTAAGGCTGCACCGCTGTCGTCGAGGTTGCTCAACGGCTTCAACCCACCGGACGAGCCAAGCAAAAAATGGTTCGGTGTTAGTGCTGGAGCCGAATCGTCATCTATCGGAACATGGGATAAAGGTCTTGAGTTTACAATATTCTCAACTTCGGTCAGCACATTTCGGAGAATTTCGTCGGAGGGTCTTTTCGTCGAGCACACCAGCATCAGGTTGTTCTTCACGGTACGAATCAGCCGCTCCCAACTTCCACCCATGTGTGGGGCAAGAGGCGGGTTGAAGATCCACTCGAATCCAGAACTCCCTAGTTCTCTCATGAAATCGTCCTGGATAATCTCTTTGTTTAGTCGCCGTAACTCGCGATCCGCGCCCACAAAGTTCGTTCCACGATCACTGTAGACTTTCTGAGGGGTGCCACGACGTGCTATGAAGTTGCGAAGGGCCATGACGCAGgaactcgtattgagggagtgCACGACCTCCAAGTGGATCGCTCGGATGGTCAAACAGGTGGCGAGCATGACCCACCGCTTTTCTACTCTTCTGCCGACGCTGACCTCTATCGGACCGAAGTAGTCGACTCCGACGTGCGTGAACGGTCGTGAAAACGCTGCAAGGCGAGCGGGTGGAAGATCGGCCATGAACGGTGGATTTGGAACTGCGTGCTGGTTCTTGCATTGCTGGCAGTTCTTGCGCACTTGTTGGTAGCACACACGCAAGCGGGGAATGCGAAATTTTTGTCGAATTTCATTTATCACCGTTTCGTGGTTGTGGTGATGATATTTGCGGTGGTAATGTGCAACGATCAGACGGGTGGTTTGGTGTTTTTGTGGAAGGATGATTGGTTTCTTGGAATCATCTGTGGCGTAGTGACATGCACCTATACGGGTTCGCATGCGCATAATGCCGTTATCGTCCAGCCAGGGTGTCAGCTGGTATAGGGAGCTGGATTTCGGTACACCCGTAGTTCTCTTTGGATTTTGCAGCGTCGCTATCTCGTCAGGGTAGGATTCCCGTTGACAAAGTCGAATCAGGGAATGCTCAGCTGTCAGCAGCTCCTTCGTCGCTAGGGGGCCTGTAGCCGTCGCCATTCCTCGATGTCTTTGGCGACAGTTATCGACAAATCGGTGAACGAATGCGACTGCTCTGCGTAGTCTCTCCCATGACGAGAAATCGTCGAGTCGGAGTACTGGCTCCGAAGAAGCATGGTGTGCTAGAAGCGACGGACGTAATTCGTTATCGGTCGTATCCTTGCGGTTAGTCGACTTCGGCCAGTCCTCTTCAGGGCGCCAGAGAAAATCTGCACCTTTGAACCACCTATCTTTAGATGTCAGTTCTGGTAGAGTATTCCACTTGGTGGCATCGTCGGCAGGATTTTGCTTGCCCGGAACCCATCGCCATTCGTTCATTTCGGATGTTTCCAGTATTTCACTAATCCTATGGCCTACATACTGACTGTAACGCCGGTGGTCCGAGTTGATCCAGCAGAGAACATCTCTGGAATCTGACCAGTACAGCTTCCGATGGATCTTGAAGCTTAGCGCCTTTTGGACGGTATGCGACAGTCGGGCGCCAAGTAAAGCGGCTTCGAGTTCCAGTCGTGGTATCGACGTAAACTTGAGCGGAGCAACTCGAGTTTTGGCTGCGACTATGGAGCAGAAAGCGGATCCTTCGTAGACAAAACGAAGGTAACAAACGGCGGCCGTACCGTTCTCGCTAGCATCCACCATTGTATGCAGCTGAACTTCATCGGCTTCGTTCGTAAGGTATTTGGAGTTGTAGCACCGAGGAATCTGCACATGTTCGACGCGTGGCAACACCTTCAACCAAGTAAGCCATTTGTCATAGGCGTCATCATCGATTTCGTCATCCCACTGTACGCCGGATCGCCAGATTTGCTGTAGCAGAATCTTTAGGTACGACAGGAAGTGGGAAATTAGACCAAGCGGGTCGAAGATGGTCATCAAAACGCGAAGAACTTCCCGTTTCGTTGGCCTGCGTTCACCTCCTAGCAAACCCGGATCGTATCGGTTCCATCCCACTTTGTAGGTGAAGACGTCGTCGGTCGTGTTCCACCACATGCCTAAAACCTTCTCTGTGGCCAATTCGGAAGACAGGTCGAGACATTTCTCATCGGTATCCACTCCTTGCAGCGCCGCCAGTACCACACTTGAGTTACTGATCCAGTTCCGAATCTCGAACCCGCCTTGTTGGTGGACGTGTCTAACATCCTTAGCCAGCTGGATGGCCTGCTCTTCAGAGTCCACGCTGACCAGCATATCGTCGACATAGTGGGACTTCGTGATGGCTCGATGTGCTGCTGGATAATCGCATGCGAAACGGTCGGCATTTATGTTCTTCACGAACTGTGCAGTTGTTGGGGAGCAGCATGCTCCGAAGGTCATAACCTGCATGGCATACACCTCGGTTTCTCCACGTTCGTTCACCCAGTAGAAGCACTGGCTAAATTGGTCTTCGGCACGGATCAACacctggtgaaacatttcacgtATATCGCCGGTGAGTCCGATGCGACGTTCTCGAAACTGGAGCAGAATTGTGAGGAGGGAGCAAAGTAGGTCTGGTCCTTTGAGAAGAGCCGAGTTGAGCGAAGTGCCGTGGGCGCATGCCGCTGCGTCCCACACTACCCGTACTTTGCCGGGTTTGTTCGGATTGGTTACGGGGAAAACCGGTAGATACCACCGGCGCAGTACTTTCTGGTTAACTTCATCATCACTGAGCAGCCTGATGTAGCCTTTTGCCAGGTACTCGTCGATTTTTCCCTGCATGGTTGTTCGCAGCTCTGGCTCTTTATCCATCCTCTTCTTCAGGCATTGGAACCGTTGCAGCGCCATGGATCGACTATCCGGTAGACGGGTATCGTCATATCTCCAGAGTAGGCCGGATTCGTATCGATCCTCTCGGCGGTGCGTAAGTGACTGTAACAGCGTGAGAGCCCGTTCATCTTCGACGGATAACAGCAACTTGTCCGGTTTGGTGACTCCTAGGCTGTCGAGAGAAAAGTAGTCCTTCATTACTTGGTGTAGGTCCTTGTCTGCTTCGGTGTTACACGGACAGATGTGGAAGCTGTAGTGGTGAAGGTTTGCTCCACGATCACTGACTTGTCCTCCACAGATGGTCCAGCCCAGCCGCGACTTAACTGCTATCGGCTGCCCGAATTCTCCCTCTCGACTTTTCAACACGAGGCCAAGATGGGCGTGTTTAGTTCCGATCAGTATGCGTGGTCGTACATCTCGGTAGGAGTCGATCGGCAGATCTCGGAGATGTGAATACTCCTGGGACAGTTTGCTCATATCCAATGTTTGCGATGGTAGCTTAAGCTCTTTCACCGTTCGTACATCGTTGATGTCGAACCGCTTACTTCTCTCTTTAGCTCCAGCGATTTGAAGATTGTATGCTCGGGAATCCGGTTCACAGCGTTCCGTTCCTCCCGTCCAACGTAGGCATAGCGGTCGTTCGGCACCATCCAGCTCTAGCAGATCAGCCAGCTCTTGATCAAGCAGGGTAAGCTCGGAACCCTCGTCCAAGAAGGCGTGCGTGTGAACTACAGTCGTTTTTCCGTACAGAACGACGGGGAGGTAGCGAAACAGCGCAGAGTTGGTGGCTGTTTGATGAGTATTGCATCCAGATGAATTTGTGCAGGGTGTAGCTGATGGCTTGCTTTCGTTTCCGGCTGTAGCCGTGGTTGCGGTATTCTGAGGCCTCTCCTTCGAATCGTTATGCAGCAGCTCGTGGTGCCGATATGTGCACCCATTTTTACCGCACGGTTTGGCGTTGCAGTTTCCCTTGTGCATTCGCAGACAGGTTCTGCACAGACCAAACTCCCTAATAGCAGCCCAACGTGATTCTCTGGATAACTCGACGAAGCGCTTACACTTGTCGGCGGATTTGCAGGTGTCCTTACAGATTGGACAAATCTGTTTTGCCGGCGCTGATTTAGTATGTTCCTTCGACAAAGCATTCTTGCTCTCCTCAGAAGCGTCAGAGTGGGCGTTGAGATACGCATTTCCCTTTTTGGAACCGCGAGCCTCATTTCGGGGAGGGTTTTCATACTGCACCGGTGGCGAGAAGGTGACGATGCTTGCCGCTTCTGCCAAGGTGTATATCCAATTGCTGAATGTCGCCAGGTTGGCCGTGGGTTCGGTTAGACGATGCTGGGCCCAATTAAGTTTGAGCGAGGATGGAAGCTTGCTGACTAACTGATGTAGCAACGTAACGTTGTACATATACTCCTGCAGGCCACACGCGTCTACGGTGGCACAGAAGTTCTGCACATGTACGGCGAAGTCAACCAGCGCATCCAACTTGTCTTCCCTGATGGCCGGTAGAGAGCTCACTTTCTCAATTAGCGACTGAATAATGACTTCGGGTTGCCCGAACAGCATTTTCAGGGTCGACAGAATACCTGAAACGTTTCCTGGGAACATCAGACGACTTTTTACCGCTTCATAGGCCTTGCCTTTCAGGCTCTTCTGCAGTCGAACTAGGTTCTCCTCCTCGGTGAACCCGCACATCGTGGTCGTACGGTTGTACATCGACAGAAATATCGGCCATTCTTCTGGGTTACCGGAAAACGTTGGCAAATCCCTCGGTACTGCTTGTCTGGCTGCCACTTGGGATCGAGAGAGCTGAAATTCATCCTGAGACTCCTCCTGAGACAGTCCGTGGAAGCCTTGGAGGCCACTCCGAGGGTTCTGATTGTGGACACCGGTAGAGCAGGCCGGTGGAGCCAGGACCTGTCCATCAAATATAGTGGAATTGAATGGGGGTCTGGATGACCAGGTGAACGGATCACCGATAAGATTTGGTGGCATTCCTCCCTGACGGAAGTGATTGGACTGCGATGGCTGCCTCACAGCTGCGGTCGTTGCTGCTGCTGTGTGAGTCGGCTGCATCCTTGAACGCAGGTCGAATTGTTGACCAGTTTGTGTATTACTGGCGAAGCCATTATGGGCGTTTGGTTCGAAACGAATTCGTGGCTGTACGAACCGCCCAGTGGTTTGCGTTGGCTCCATGGTGTCAACGGGGGGTTGTGGTCTATCCCTACTATGACCACTCACATCTGGTACGATCTGCTGCATCTGACTGGTTTTCTGTACCCAGTCGATCACTCGGCTTGAAGCTTCACTGCGGCTCTTCGATCCGTTTTCACTTCTCCTCGAACTTCTCTCGCTCAACGCCTCTTCGAGCAACCGATACTTCTCCTCCAGATACTTTCGATGTTCTTGTGTAGCTTTTTCTTCGGCGATTCTTCGGCGCTCTTCTTGCTGCTGCTGGAATTCCCTTTCCTCCTGTAGCCGCATCAGCTGAAGCCTTGCACGACTAACCGCTGACTTCTGCGACGAAGAAAAGGAAACCTCTGATAAGGCTTTCGCTGCGTCCTCGACCGGAAGATCTGCTTCCCGATTATCTCTGTTAGACAACTGCTTCTGTTGGTCGGCCTTCGTTTGAGCGGTCACCACTTTTGAAGAGGGTTTTCGAACGCTGCTGACGAGATCCTCGGAAGCAGCTTTATGGActtcatttcctggaggaatcactagattGGTGCGTGTGCTAGTAACGATGTGGCCAATCGGCTGGCTCCTGGTTGACTTGCGCTCCAAGTTGTCATCGCCCTGTTTGGTGCCGTTGTCTAAAGCTGCCTTAGTTCGCTGGATCCATGTCGCGGTAACGCAGTTTGTACAGCTCCAGCTCTTGTCGGCAATATCTTCAGAAACACCCACACAGGAAAAATGAAACCACCCATCGCATTTGTCACACTGAACCATCGTCTTGGTGTCCGCTTCTTTGCACGTCTTACACGAATGTCCTTCCAACGTTTCGTCCACAACTACCACATTTGGAATCTCACCACCACCAGCACTTTGACCACCAACCGCACCACCTTCATCTGACATTTTTCGCGCGCCTTTATCGCCCTTCGCACCCGACTTGATACACCCGCGACTCGGCATCACGCTCAACTCGTCCGATAAACGAAAATTATATGCTGTTGAAAGTCGTTTCAACGGGAATCAATCTCCGAAAAGTTATTCTCCTACAGGCACTGAATTAAAAACACAATCAGCTCGTTTCTGGGAGAATATAATTTTCCTGCGGGCAACATATTGATAGAGAACAGATATAAACAAAACTTATGAAATAGAAGGCACGATATTTTAAGTTATAGAGTTTTTCAGAAGTGATCCGTGGGATTCGTTAGGCGAACCCCTAAACAACATATTTTTGTTATGCGGCTATGGTTTTTAACTCACGTTTAGTTCCTCTTAGGTAGCAATCAGTCTCTCGTACGGTGGATGTTTTCGAGGTTGTTACGGGTCTATGCGAGTGCCTATGATAGTATCAGTTAGCGCATTTCTACGAGAGTATAATAATATCGGCTTATCTCACCATATATGTAGCTCAGATGGTAGCGTTTTCTTAGCTCAAACTTTACCTCGGCCCGATGTCGTGGAACCTACATTTCATTATTTGATTTTGAGGCATTTAGAAGCAATGTGAAGTATATTTGCAATTTTTCTCACCAATCAATAACGCATTTGATGCAAAACTGTATGCTCTTATATGTGCCGATTGTAGCTAACCTAAATGATGAAGATTCTAGTTCAGTTGATTTTTCTGCATATATAAATTAGTTTTTGCTTACCAGCCTTGAATAGTGTTGTATCTAAGTTATCTACTAGCGCAATATTAAACAAACTACGGCTTTTATAAAACTAATCGAATGGCAAAAAAAACTAGATTTTCGATGCAAGGGAATTCACTATAGCGTGCTGTAATTCACTGTTGTTGTCACTTTTTCTATTGAAGGTCGATGTCTATTCATACTTACGCGTTTTCGACAGATCGATACCTACATGTGTATGACAAACGGTCTGTAGAATTTGATCAGCCAAGGTGATCATACAGGATGAGGTGCGCTATTCAATATTGAATAACAagaggttacgagacgctactGCTAGAAATAATTCAATTACCTTGGAAGGACTTCATCGAGATTCNNNNNNNNNNNNNNNNNNNNNNNNNNNNNNNNNNNNNNNNNNNNNNNNNNNNNNNNNNNNNNNNNNNNNNNNNNNNNNNNNNNNNNNNNNNNNNNNNNNNNNNNNNNNNNNNNNNNNNNNNNNNNNNNNNNNNNNNNNNNNNNNNNNNNNNNNNNNNNNNNNNNNNNNNNNNNNNNNNNNNNNNNNNNNNNNNNNNNNNNNNNNNNNNNNNNNNNNNNNNNNNNNNNNNNNNNNNNNNNNNNNNNNNNNNNNNNNNNNNNNNNNNNNNNNNNNNNNNNNNNNNNNNNNNNNNNNNNNNNNNNNNNNNNNNNNNNNNNNNNNNNNNNNNNNNNNNNNNNNNNNNNNNNNNNNNNNNNNNNNNNNNNNNNNNNNNNNNNNNNNNNNNNNNNNNNNNNNNNNNNNNNNNNNNNNNNNNNNNNNNNNNNNNNNNNNNNNNNNNNNNNNNNNNNNNNNNNNNNNNNNNNNNNNNNNNNNNNNNNNNNNNNNNNNNNNNNNNNNNNTTCTTCCATCAGAATAAAACAGTAACATTTATTGGGTAAAACTTGGGGCTTGTTGTGTAAATGTTTTGGCATTAGAAATGGGTCTGTGGTTCTAAATTGAATTGACAGCGGTCTGATCAGGTATATGTTCACACAAAGTGAGTTCTGATCCTGGATGCTGTGCGTTTGCAGCCTTATTCATGTAATGGATCTTTTTGGTTTGTTACGTAGTAATGCAAGGTTTGTTACAAGTGTTGCAAGTTTGAATGCAAAGAGTGGTTTGATTGAGCGGAGCAGATTTTTATGTTTGAATCCGCGTTGTTTGGAGTGGTTGTACAAACAGTGTGTAGACAGGACCCTGTTATGAATGTGATTAGTTGTATCTGTCCTGTGGTCGAAGCGGTGGATGAGCGAGCGTTCGGCAAGACATAATAGTGATTTCCTTGGATTCCTTGAGCGTGGAGAGTCTTTGAATTCAGTTGCAAGATTGTCATTGGCAGAGGGTGGTCTCAGTAAAGGACAAACGCCTTGCAATCCTGGTTCAACAGCGCACTagaacttcaaatgcacaaatctcaagaagcaagcttcgaatAACAGTGTcacttttattttgttcttgcttgcTTGTGAAAAGCTTAAAATGAGGAGATCAAGAGTGCTGGTTTtgtttttaatgagatttgtgcgACTGAAAATCGATAGTAGATGCAGAAGTCGGCCATTGTTGCGGTCATTTTGGGTTTCTTACCAAGGCTATCCTTAACTCGAGCAATGGATTAAGAAGCAGGCATTGTCTTGTTGGTGCATTGCACCGGGAGGAGGAGAGATATCTGCTCTTTAAGTTTAGGTCGGTGCAACATTTTGAGaacttgtgattaaattcactagaaGCGTATTGCTGTGATTCAATTCACTGAGGGTGTACAAGTATCAATGGGTTTAATAGGTAAAAAGAATCCATTGTGGAGGATGATAAATGAATTAAATTCAACTTGAGAATATTTCGAGGAACGAATCCAGTAAAGCGAGAGGTCAGTAATTGGATAGGTTCTGCTGCGACAAAGTGTGTTCTGGAAAGTCATATTACAGAGAGCATCGCTGGTACTGCGGAATAGTGCTGAAGTGCGGATGGTCTTAGAAAAGGATTCACCAGTACACTTTGGAAGACACTGCAGCGGTCACATAGGACGGACACAAGAAGAGCGTCTTTTGGAAGAGGTATTCAATGGGAAAGCATAATATGCTGTTGCCTTCATGCCACGCCGCTCACATGAAGGATTTTTGCTGTTGCAAAGGATATTCGTGGCATCGGGGTCGTATGGTTAATGTCATGATCCATGTGGCCGTTTTATGATGTGGAATGCTGGTTCGATTCACGACGCAGTCGTCATGTGGTGTATTTGACTGTGCGTTATCTGGTCTGTTGTCTGGTGTCGTGCTCCCTTCTAAGATAAAATGAAAGCCATACAGAAAAAATTAAACGTGTTGATGGTTTTTGCATAAGTAAATATTCAGAGTGACTGAAAGCATTTCACTTGACCAAATGAAGAACGGAACCACAATTCCACGATAACTAATAAGAAGTGATAATTTGTTGGAAGATATTTAGAAAGTCGTATTTGCGGAACTTGAATATAATATGCGTGTGTTAATGACTAGTGAACCTATAAGAAGGAGTAAGTGGAACaaccccagtacggagggttagcctaacattagcctaatgtgagactaactggccagcatgttaggctaactttttgtctcacttttgcctaatgttagtctaaaattagacagatatgacacacttttgttagacatgttgcaaattcgaaacatgtttgttagtctaacattagactaacgttagacatgttttagtatgggctgttagacgaatgttaggcatagattttatgctgcttgttttcattccagctgtcatccgagcaagaagtgtgattgtagtagtgaacttttatcggcgttcactactacaaccgcacttctgcctcgaatgaaagctggacgaaacatatttaataaaaaaatcggagcctgttttaattttattttttattttatttcaattttaattgaaatttaaatttaaatttaaatttaaatttaaattaattttaattttaattttaattttaattttaattttaattttaattttaattttaattttaattttaattttaattttaattttaattttaattttaattttaattttaattttaattttaattttaattttaattttaattttaattttaattttaattttaattttaattttaattttaattttaattttaattttaattttaattttaattttaattttaattttaattttaattttaattttaattttaattttaattttaattttaattttaattttaattttaattttaattttaattttaattttaattttaattttaattttaattttaattttaattttaattttaattttaattttaattttaattttaattttaattttaattttaattttaattttaattttaattttaattttaattttaattttaattttaattttaattttaattttaattttaattttaattttaattttaattttaattttaattttaattttaattttaattttaattttaattttaattttaattttaattttaattttaattttaattttaattttaattttaattttaattttaattttaattttaattttaattttaattttaattttaattttaattttaattttaattttaattttaattttaattttaataattttaattttaattttaattttaattttaattttaattttaattttatttttaattttaattttaattttaattttaattttaattttaattttaattttaattttaattttaattttaattttaattttaattttaattttaattttaattttaattttaattttaattttaattttaattttaattttaattttaattttaattttaattttaattttaattttaattttaattttaattttaattttaattttaattttaattttaattttaattttaattttaattttaattttaattttaattttaattttaattttaattttaattttaattttaattttaattttaattttaattttaattttaattttaattttaattttaattttaattttaattttaattttaattttaattttaattttaattttaattttaattttaattttaattttaattttaattttaattttaattttaattttaattttaattttaattttaattttaattttaattttaattttaattttaattttaattttaattttaattttaattttaattttaattttaattttaattttaattttaattttaattttaattttaattttaattttaattttaattttaattttaattttaattttaattttaattttaattttaattttaattttaattttaattttaattttaattttaattttaattttaattttaattttaattttaattttaattttaattttaattttaattttaattttaattttaattttaattttaattttaattttaattttaattttaattttaattttaattttaattttaattttaattttaattttaattttaattttaattttaattttaattttaattttaattttaattttaattttaattttaattttaattttaattttaattttaattttaattttaattttaattttaattttaattttaattttaattttaattttaattttaattttaattttaattttaattttaattttaattttaattttaattttaattttaattttaattttaattttaattttaattttaattttaattttaattttaattttaattttaattttaattttaattttaattttaattttaattttaattttaa contains:
- the LOC134289628 gene encoding uncharacterized protein LOC134289628, whose translation is MPSRGCIKSGAKGDKGARKMSDEGGAVGGQSAGGGEIPNVVVVDETLEGHSCKTCKEADTKTMVQCDKCDGWFHFSCVGVSEDIADKSWSCTNCVTATWIQRTKAALDNGTKQGDDNLERKSTRSQPIGHIVTSTRTNLVIPPGNEVHKAASEDLVSSVRKPSSKVVTAQTKADQQKQLSNRDNREADLPVEDAAKALSEVSFSSSQKSAVSRARLQLMRLQEEREFQQQQEERRRIAEEKATQEHRKYLEEKYRLLEEALSERSSRRSENGSKSRSEASSRVIDWVQKTSQMQQIVPDVSGHSRDRPQPPVDTMEPTQTTGRFVQPRIRFEPNAHNGFASNTQTGQQFDLRSRMQPTHTAAATTAAVRQPSQSNHFRQGGMPPNLIGDPFTWSSRPPFNSTIFDGQVLAPPACSTGVHNQNPRSGLQGFHGLSQEESQDEFQLSRSQVAARQAVPRDLPTFSGNPEEWPIFLSMYNRTTTMCGFTEEENLVRLQKSLKGKAYEAVKSRLMFPGNVSGILSTLKMLFGQPEVIIQSLIEKVSSLPAIREDKLDALVDFAVHVQNFCATVDACGLQEYMYNVTLLHQLVSKLPSSLKLNWAQHRLTEPTANLATFSNWIYTLAEAASIVTFSPPVQYENPPRNEARGSKKGNAYLNAHSDASEESKNALSKEHTKSAPAKQICPICKDTCKSADKCKRFVELSRESRWAAIREFGLCRTCLRMHKGNCNAKPCGKNGCTYRHHELLHNDSKERPQNTATTATAGNESKPSATPCTNSSGCNTHQTATNSALFRYLPVVLYGKTTVVHTHAFLDEGSELTLLDQELADLLELDGAERPLCLRWTGGTERCEPDSRAYNLQIAGAKERSKRFDINDVRTVKELKLPSQTLDMSKLSQEYSHLRDLPIDSYRDVRPRILIGTKHAHLGLVLKSREGEFGQPIAVKSRLGWTICGGQVSDRGANLHHYSFHICPCNTEADKDLHQVMKDYFSLDSLGVTKPDKLLLSVEDERALTLLQSLTHRREDRYESGLLWRYDDTRLPDSRSMALQRFQCLKKRMDKEPELRTTMQGKIDEYLAKGYIRLLSDDEVNQKVLRRWYLPVFPVTNPNKPGKVRVVWDAAACAHGTSLNSALLKGPDLLCSLLTILLQFRERRIGLTGDIREMFHQVLIRAEDQFSQCFYWVNERGETEVYAMQVMTFGACCSPTTAQFVKNINADRFACDYPAAHRAITKSHYVDDMLVSVDSEEQAIQLAKDVRHVHQQGGFEIRNWISNSSVVLAALQGVDTDEKCLDLSSELATEKVLGMWWNTTDDVFTYKVGWNRYDPGLLGGERRPTKREVLRVLMTIFDPLGLISHFLSYLKILLQQIWRSGVQWDDEIDDDAYDKWLTWLKVLPRVEHVQIPRCYNSKYLTNEADEVQLHTMVDASENGTAAVCYLRFVYEGSAFCSIVAAKTRVAPLKFTSIPRLELEAALLGARLSHTVQKALSFKIHRKLYWSDSRDVLCWINSDHRRYSQYVGHRISEILETSEMNEWRWVPGKQNPADDATKWNTLPELTSKDRWFKGADFLWRPEEDWPKSTNRKDTTDNELRPSLLAHHASSEPVLRLDDFSSWERLRRAVAFVHRFVDNCRQRHRGMATATGPLATKELLTAEHSLIRLCQRESYPDEIATLQNPKRTTGVPKSSSLYQLTPWLDDNGIMRMRTRIGACHYATDDSKKPIILPQKHQTTRLIVAHYHRKYHHHNHETVINEIRQKFRIPRLRVCYQQVRKNCQQCKNQHAVPNPPFMADLPPARLAAFSRPFTHVGVDYFGPIEVSVGRRVEKRWVMLATCLTIRAIHLEVVHSLNTSSCVMALRNFIARRGTPQKVYSDRGTNFVGADRELRRLNKEIIQDDFMRELGSSGFEWIFNPPLAPHMGGSWERLIRTVKNNLMLVCSTKRPSDEILRNVLTEVENIVNSRPLSHVPIDDDSAPALTPNHFLLGSSGGLKPLSNLDDSGAALKQNWLTSQVLANQYWKRWVSDYLPEITRRSKWFQQVKPITVGDIVVIADPKMPRNYWPKGKIIGTRVSADGQVRSATVRTSSGVYDRPATKLAILDVRCGG